The following coding sequences lie in one Vidua chalybeata isolate OUT-0048 chromosome 16, bVidCha1 merged haplotype, whole genome shotgun sequence genomic window:
- the CPSF4 gene encoding cleavage and polyadenylation specificity factor subunit 4 isoform X2, which produces MQELIASVDHITFDLELAVEQQLGAQPLPFPGMDKSGAAVCEFFLKAACGKGGMCPFRHISGEKTVVCKHWLRGLCKKGDQCEFLHEYDMTKMPECYFYSKFGECSNKECPFLHIDPESKIKDCPWYDRGFCKHALGLNCQWEPQSNHHCLSQHKHSKRGHPKSLESCNLKITTVGTEDPGHWNRSPATSVVKKVIMPTDAPKDTWPFSVDSEGAAGRCKGAVTTEERFLPSTMSGAINQVVFLMPLLKELVRGWLLLSNIFVTVPNFFKF; this is translated from the exons ATGCAAGAGCTCATCGCCAGCGTGGACCACATCACGTTCGACCTGGAGCTGGCcgtggagcagcagctgggggcaCAGCCGCTCCCCTTCCCTGGCATGGACA AATCGGGCGCAGCTGTCtgtgagttttttttaaaggcgGCATGTGGAAAAG GAGGCATGTGCCCGTTCAGACACATCAGTGGGGAAAAGACAGTTGTTTGTAAACACTGGCTACGAGGACTGTGCAAAAAGGGAGACCAGTGCGAGTTCCTACACGAGTATGACATGACCAAGATGCCTGAGTGTTACTTCTACTCCAAGTTTG GGGAATGCAGTAACAAGGAATGTCCATTCTTGCACATTGACCCGGAGTCGAAGATCAAAGACTGTCCCTGGTATGACAGAGGCTTCTGTAAGCACG CCCTCGGTTTGAACTGCCAGTGGGAACCACAGAGCAACCACCACTGCCTCAGccaacacaaacacagcaaaag AGGACACCCCAAGTCATTGGAGTCATGCAATCTCAAAATAACAACAGTGGGAACAGAGGACCCCGGCCATTGGAACAGGTCACCTGCTACAAG TGTGGTGAAAAAGGTCATTATGCCAACAGATGCACCAAAGGACACCTGGCCTTTCTCAGTGGACAgtgaaggagcagcaggaaggtgcaAGGGAGCTGTTACCACTGAGGAAAGGTTTCTGCCTAGCACAATGTCTGGAGCTATTAAtcaggttgtttttttaatgccattACTGAAAGAACTGGTCAGAGGCTGGCTGCTGCTAAGCAACATTTTTGTAACTGTCCCAAACTTTTTTAAGTTTTAA
- the CPSF4 gene encoding cleavage and polyadenylation specificity factor subunit 4 isoform X1, which translates to MQELIASVDHITFDLELAVEQQLGAQPLPFPGMDKSGAAVCEFFLKAACGKGGMCPFRHISGEKTVVCKHWLRGLCKKGDQCEFLHEYDMTKMPECYFYSKFGECSNKECPFLHIDPESKIKDCPWYDRGFCKHGPLCRHRHTRRVICVNYLVGFCPEGPACKFMHPRFELPVGTTEQPPLPQPTQTQQKRTPQVIGVMQSQNNNSGNRGPRPLEQVTCYKCGEKGHYANRCTKGHLAFLSGQ; encoded by the exons ATGCAAGAGCTCATCGCCAGCGTGGACCACATCACGTTCGACCTGGAGCTGGCcgtggagcagcagctgggggcaCAGCCGCTCCCCTTCCCTGGCATGGACA AATCGGGCGCAGCTGTCtgtgagttttttttaaaggcgGCATGTGGAAAAG GAGGCATGTGCCCGTTCAGACACATCAGTGGGGAAAAGACAGTTGTTTGTAAACACTGGCTACGAGGACTGTGCAAAAAGGGAGACCAGTGCGAGTTCCTACACGAGTATGACATGACCAAGATGCCTGAGTGTTACTTCTACTCCAAGTTTG GGGAATGCAGTAACAAGGAATGTCCATTCTTGCACATTGACCCGGAGTCGAAGATCAAAGACTGTCCCTGGTATGACAGAGGCTTCTGTAAGCACG GTCCCCTGTGCAGACATCGGCACACTCGGAGAGTCATTTGTGTGAATTACCTGGTGGGATTCTGTCCAGAGGGGCCTGCCTGTAAATTCATGCA CCCTCGGTTTGAACTGCCAGTGGGAACCACAGAGCAACCACCACTGCCTCAGccaacacaaacacagcaaaag AGGACACCCCAAGTCATTGGAGTCATGCAATCTCAAAATAACAACAGTGGGAACAGAGGACCCCGGCCATTGGAACAGGTCACCTGCTACAAG TGTGGTGAAAAAGGTCATTATGCCAACAGATGCACCAAAGGACACCTGGCCTTTCTCAGTGGACAgtga
- the ATP5MF gene encoding ATP synthase subunit f, mitochondrial, which produces MAPAPPPRSRPSLSHEPPRPVPSGHSKMANPPVLLKDMKLMDVKLGQLGSWLAMRDFTPGGIMGAIRRGHSRYYNKYINVRKGGLGGLSMVLAGYIVLSYMWSYSHIKHDRRRKYH; this is translated from the exons AtggcgccggccccgcccccgcgtTCCCGCCCTTCCCTCTCCCATGAGCCCCCGCGGCCCGTCCCTTCCGGGCACAGCAAGATGGCGAATCCGCCGG TTCTCCTCAAGGACATGAAGCTGATGGACGTGAAGCTGGGCCAGCTGGGCAGCTGGCTGGCCATGAGGGACTTCACCCCCGGCGGCATCATGGGGGCCATTCGGAGAg GTCACAGCAGATACTACAACAAATACATCAATGTGAGGAAGGGGGGCCTCGGGGGTCTCTCCATGGTGCTGGCTGGGTACATTGTCCTCAGCTACATGTGGAGCTACAGCCACATAA AGCACGACCGCAGGAGGAAATACCACTGA